One genomic window of Comamonas serinivorans includes the following:
- a CDS encoding Bug family tripartite tricarboxylate transporter substrate binding protein encodes MTLTRRHAQAWLAGAIAAPLLPATAHAQAPWPHQPVHLLVGFPAGSSPDLTARALAEPLEKALGQPVIVDNKVGAGGNIAAQALAQARDGHTLSVMINGNMTIAKLLNPAVRYDPLKDLAPVSLIGVAPLVLVAPASAPSGHAFFEAARQSGKAWNYGSPGVGTVGHLGMELLKARAGIAPQHVPYPGYPQVFNALVAGDLQLSMLPPALALAQIAAGKLRGIGVTSAGRSPLVPDLPSLSELGIAGLDLEIWNGMAAPASLPAAHIARVADTVSRIVRMPDMRRKLALQGWQAVGSSPEGLRNRIQADVASLGAIIRSQGIRAQ; translated from the coding sequence ATGACCCTCACCCGTCGCCATGCCCAGGCTTGGCTGGCCGGCGCCATCGCCGCGCCGCTGCTGCCCGCAACCGCTCACGCCCAGGCCCCGTGGCCGCACCAGCCCGTGCACCTGCTGGTGGGCTTCCCGGCCGGTTCGTCGCCCGACCTGACGGCGCGCGCGCTGGCCGAGCCGCTGGAAAAAGCCCTGGGCCAGCCCGTCATCGTGGACAACAAGGTGGGCGCGGGCGGCAACATCGCGGCGCAGGCCCTGGCGCAGGCACGCGACGGCCACACGCTGTCGGTCATGATCAACGGCAACATGACCATCGCCAAGCTGCTGAACCCCGCCGTGCGCTACGACCCGCTCAAGGACCTGGCGCCGGTCAGCCTGATCGGCGTGGCCCCGCTGGTGCTGGTGGCGCCGGCCAGCGCGCCCTCGGGCCACGCGTTCTTCGAGGCCGCGCGTCAGTCCGGCAAGGCCTGGAACTACGGCTCGCCCGGCGTCGGCACCGTGGGCCACCTGGGCATGGAGCTGCTCAAGGCACGCGCCGGCATCGCCCCACAGCACGTGCCCTACCCCGGCTACCCACAGGTGTTCAACGCCCTGGTGGCGGGCGACCTGCAACTGTCCATGCTGCCACCCGCGCTGGCGTTGGCGCAGATCGCGGCCGGCAAGCTCCGGGGCATTGGCGTCACCTCGGCTGGCCGCAGTCCGCTGGTGCCCGATCTGCCCAGCCTGAGCGAGCTGGGCATTGCGGGCCTGGACCTGGAAATCTGGAACGGCATGGCCGCGCCGGCATCGCTGCCCGCCGCCCACATCGCCCGCGTGGCCGACACGGTCAGCCGCATCGTGCGCATGCCCGACATGCGCCGCAAGCTGGCCCTGCAAGGCTGGCAGGCCGTGGGCAGCTCGCCCGAAGGCCTGCGCAACCGCATCCAGGCCGACGTGGCCAGCCTGGGCGCCATCATCCGCAGCCAGGGCATTCGCGCGCAATGA
- a CDS encoding Crp/Fnr family transcriptional regulator, giving the protein MHLDPPFPTRQPLDWRDLRPVALFQALSDAQLQDLAAHVRWMRLGAGQTLVDAAEDDAVNLVVRGALGLFFFGSNGRELQLGQLSEGRLLRNVQPMKALGLHLTLVAEADTVVARIPHDEMEAVCLREPQVLMALMQLVQDAAWMLVTRVLSLGALNVADRLRVHLLSLALQAGVQHNQAVLNPAPRQTQLAALLACSREEVARDMARLKRLGWLRRESGQLILTDVQALRASVGVTDR; this is encoded by the coding sequence ATGCACCTGGATCCCCCTTTCCCCACGCGCCAACCCCTGGACTGGCGCGACCTGCGTCCCGTGGCCCTGTTCCAGGCCCTGTCCGATGCGCAATTGCAGGATCTGGCCGCCCATGTGCGCTGGATGCGCCTGGGCGCCGGCCAGACGCTGGTGGACGCCGCCGAAGACGACGCCGTGAACTTGGTGGTGCGCGGCGCGCTGGGCTTATTCTTCTTTGGCAGCAACGGGCGCGAGCTGCAGCTGGGCCAGCTCAGCGAAGGCCGCCTGCTGCGCAACGTGCAGCCGATGAAGGCGCTGGGCCTGCACCTGACCCTGGTGGCCGAGGCCGACACCGTGGTGGCGCGCATCCCGCATGACGAGATGGAGGCCGTGTGCCTGCGCGAGCCGCAGGTGCTGATGGCGCTGATGCAGCTGGTGCAGGACGCGGCCTGGATGCTGGTCACGCGCGTGCTGAGCCTGGGGGCACTGAACGTGGCCGATCGCCTGCGCGTGCACCTGCTCAGCCTGGCGCTGCAGGCCGGCGTGCAGCACAACCAGGCCGTGTTGAACCCGGCGCCGCGCCAGACCCAGCTGGCGGCGCTGCTGGCCTGCAGCCGGGAAGAGGTGGCGCGGGACATGGCGCGGCTCAAGCGGCTGGGGTGGCTGCGCCGCGAATCCGGCCAGCTGATCCTGACCGATGTGCAAGCCCTGCGGGCCTCGGTGGGCGTGACCGACCGCTGA
- the hemW gene encoding radical SAM family heme chaperone HemW produces MRPGTLMLPASPPLSLYVHLPWCLRKCPYCDFNSHEWLTAGAAPQKASPLAVVGEGELTPRTQDLPEQRYVDALIADLEASLPLIWGRPIQSVFFGGGTPSLFSPASIDRLVSAIRARLPLTPTCEITLEANPGTFETDRFRGFRQAGITRLSVGVQSFSDEALQRIGRVHSADQARAALREAAACFDTFNIDLMYALPGQTLAQLQDDLAQALSFAPPHLSVYHLTIEPGTWFAKHPPTLPEEDLAWDMLDAITAATAGAGMRRYEVSAYAKPGHGCVHNLNYWGFGDYLGIGAGAHGKLSFAHRVVRQVRVRNPQLYMARAEAGNAVAQEHEVARKALPFEFMLNALRLQEGFNLQDFADRTGLPQSAVAKPLAEAVAKGLLERRVNHIQPTARGFDLLSDLQELFLSE; encoded by the coding sequence ATGCGGCCCGGCACGCTCATGCTTCCGGCGTCGCCGCCGCTGTCGCTCTACGTGCACCTGCCCTGGTGCCTGCGCAAATGCCCGTATTGCGACTTCAACTCGCACGAATGGCTGACGGCGGGTGCCGCGCCGCAGAAGGCCTCGCCACTCGCCGTGGTGGGCGAGGGCGAGCTGACGCCGCGCACGCAGGACCTGCCCGAGCAGCGCTACGTCGACGCGCTGATCGCCGACCTGGAGGCCAGCCTGCCGCTGATCTGGGGCCGGCCCATCCAGAGCGTGTTCTTCGGCGGCGGCACGCCCAGCCTGTTTTCGCCCGCCAGCATCGACCGGCTGGTGAGCGCGATTCGCGCGCGCCTGCCACTGACGCCGACCTGCGAGATCACGCTGGAGGCCAACCCCGGCACCTTCGAGACCGACCGCTTCCGGGGCTTTCGCCAGGCCGGCATCACGCGGCTGTCGGTGGGGGTGCAGAGCTTTTCGGACGAGGCCCTGCAGCGCATCGGCCGCGTGCACAGCGCCGATCAGGCCCGGGCCGCGCTGCGCGAGGCGGCGGCGTGCTTCGACACCTTCAACATCGACCTGATGTACGCGCTGCCGGGCCAGACGCTGGCGCAGCTGCAGGACGATCTGGCGCAGGCGCTGTCGTTTGCGCCGCCGCACCTGTCGGTCTACCACCTGACCATCGAGCCGGGCACCTGGTTTGCCAAGCACCCGCCGACCCTGCCCGAGGAAGACCTGGCCTGGGACATGCTCGACGCCATCACCGCGGCCACGGCGGGTGCGGGCATGCGCCGCTACGAGGTGTCGGCCTACGCCAAGCCGGGCCATGGCTGCGTGCACAACCTCAACTACTGGGGCTTTGGCGACTACCTGGGCATTGGCGCCGGGGCCCACGGCAAGCTCAGCTTTGCCCACCGGGTGGTGCGCCAGGTGCGCGTGCGCAACCCGCAGCTCTACATGGCCCGGGCCGAGGCCGGCAACGCCGTGGCGCAGGAACACGAGGTCGCGCGCAAGGCGCTGCCGTTCGAGTTCATGCTCAATGCACTGCGCCTGCAAGAAGGCTTCAACCTGCAGGACTTCGCCGATCGCACCGGCCTGCCGCAGAGCGCCGTGGCCAAACCCCTGGCCGAGGCCGTCGCCAAGGGCTTGCTGGAGCGGCGCGTCAACCACATCCAGCCCACGGCGCGTGGGTTTGACCTGCTCAGCGACCTGCAGGAGCTGTTCCTGTCCGAGTGA
- a CDS encoding non-canonical purine NTP pyrophosphatase, translating to MTEPLKKIVLASNNAGKLAELQAMFAPLNVTLVRQSELGIPEAPEPFRTFVENALTKARHASRESGLPALADDAGLCVEAFGGLPGVDTAYYCTQFGYPKSDANNVKALLEQLQGQANRRAAMVSTLVALRSADDPEPLIAVGRAQGLITEQPVGEGGFGFDPVMFIPAQGKTFAQLPNEVKNSISHRGQSSRAMLALMRERWFHG from the coding sequence ATGACCGAACCCCTGAAGAAGATCGTGCTTGCGTCCAACAACGCGGGCAAGCTGGCCGAGCTGCAGGCCATGTTCGCGCCCTTGAACGTGACGCTGGTGCGCCAGAGTGAGCTGGGCATCCCCGAGGCACCCGAGCCGTTCCGCACCTTCGTCGAAAACGCGCTGACCAAGGCGCGCCACGCCAGCCGCGAGAGCGGCCTGCCGGCGCTGGCCGACGACGCCGGGCTGTGCGTGGAGGCCTTTGGCGGCCTGCCCGGGGTGGATACGGCCTACTACTGCACGCAGTTTGGCTACCCCAAGAGCGATGCCAACAACGTCAAGGCCTTGCTCGAGCAGCTGCAGGGCCAGGCGAACCGCCGCGCCGCCATGGTCAGCACCCTGGTGGCGCTGCGCAGCGCCGACGACCCCGAGCCGCTGATCGCCGTGGGCCGCGCCCAGGGCCTGATCACCGAGCAGCCGGTGGGCGAGGGTGGCTTCGGCTTCGACCCGGTGATGTTCATCCCCGCACAAGGCAAGACCTTTGCGCAGCTGCCCAACGAGGTGAAGAACAGCATCAGCCATCGCGGCCAGTCGTCGCGCGCCATGCTGGCCTTGATGCGCGAGCGTTGGTTCCATGGCTGA
- a CDS encoding DUF2625 family protein produces the protein MKSLDDLTANADPAIDALRALAAQSPRNALWPVDESLAARSLLALQVSTRAMLGAQVHGTGGISAFDGRLRLLGSGGDAARSLLGVNIALGLRLEAASPPGLLVVADDVLGGMFALNGGALGADHLGHVFWLPPDEMAWCDLEVGHSAFVSWCLTGEWDALYASVQAPAAAAALAQPAPAFDQSWSFAPWLWTAEGQAAADARVVPANEVLGLRLSLMGLGG, from the coding sequence TTGAAATCCCTGGACGACCTCACGGCCAATGCCGATCCCGCCATTGACGCGTTGCGCGCCTTGGCCGCCCAGTCGCCGCGCAACGCGCTGTGGCCTGTGGACGAGTCCCTGGCTGCGCGCAGCCTGTTGGCCTTGCAGGTCAGCACCCGCGCCATGCTGGGCGCGCAGGTGCATGGCACGGGCGGTATCAGCGCCTTCGACGGCCGGCTTCGGCTGCTGGGGTCCGGCGGTGACGCCGCGCGTTCGCTGCTGGGCGTGAACATCGCATTGGGGTTGCGCCTGGAGGCAGCGTCGCCGCCCGGTCTGCTTGTGGTGGCCGACGACGTGCTGGGCGGCATGTTCGCCCTGAATGGCGGCGCGTTGGGTGCCGACCACCTGGGCCATGTCTTCTGGCTGCCACCCGACGAGATGGCCTGGTGCGACCTGGAGGTGGGGCACAGCGCCTTCGTCAGCTGGTGCCTGACGGGCGAGTGGGACGCTCTCTATGCCAGCGTGCAGGCGCCCGCGGCCGCTGCTGCCCTGGCGCAGCCCGCCCCGGCCTTTGACCAGAGCTGGAGCTTCGCGCCGTGGCTGTGGACGGCCGAAGGCCAGGCGGCGGCCGATGCCCGCGTCGTCCCGGCGAACGAGGTGCTGGGCCTGCGCCTGTCGCTGATGGGCCTGGGCGGGTGA
- the rph gene encoding ribonuclease PH gives MSQTPYVRADRALNAIRPVRITRRYTRYAEGSVLIEVGHTHVLCTASVEERVPPHQRGTGEGWVTAEYGMLPRATHTRGSREAARGKQSGRTQEIQRLIGRSLRAVVDLKALGERTLTVDCDVIQADGGTRCASITGAWVAVHDAVQHLIANGTLKASPITAQLAAISVGIVGGQPHLDLNYEEDSGCETDMNVVMTSNGGLVEVQGTAEGQPFSRAEANALLDLAEAGIRQLMQAQSAAVAG, from the coding sequence ATGAGTCAAACCCCCTACGTGCGCGCCGATCGCGCGCTCAACGCCATCCGCCCGGTGCGCATCACGCGCCGCTACACCCGCTACGCCGAAGGCTCGGTGCTGATCGAGGTCGGTCACACCCACGTGCTGTGCACGGCATCGGTCGAAGAGCGCGTGCCGCCGCACCAGCGCGGCACCGGCGAAGGCTGGGTCACGGCCGAATACGGCATGCTGCCGCGCGCCACGCACACGCGTGGCAGCCGCGAGGCCGCGCGCGGCAAGCAAAGCGGCCGCACGCAGGAGATTCAGCGCCTCATCGGCCGGTCGCTGCGGGCCGTGGTCGATCTGAAGGCGCTGGGCGAGCGCACCCTCACCGTCGATTGCGACGTGATTCAGGCCGACGGCGGCACGCGCTGCGCCAGCATCACCGGCGCCTGGGTGGCCGTGCATGACGCCGTGCAGCACCTCATCGCGAACGGCACGCTGAAGGCCTCGCCCATCACGGCGCAGCTGGCGGCCATCTCGGTCGGCATCGTGGGCGGCCAGCCGCACCTGGACCTGAACTACGAGGAAGACTCGGGCTGCGAGACCGACATGAACGTGGTCATGACCTCGAACGGGGGCCTGGTCGAGGTGCAGGGCACGGCCGAAGGCCAGCCCTTTTCGCGCGCCGAGGCCAACGCCCTGCTGGATCTGGCCGAGGCCGGCATCCGCCAGCTCATGCAGGCGCAGTCGGCGGCCGTTGCGGGCTGA
- a CDS encoding amino acid ABC transporter substrate-binding protein, protein MTVFSRRLLITAAASALLLGCSKTETPAPQASAPAADPAAAAPAPALPAKIVIGLDDNFPPMGFKDEKGQLVGFDIDMAREAAKRLNIEVEFKPIDWNAKEAELKGKRVDALWNGLTITDERKQNIAFSAPYMENHQIIVVKADSAIKTKPDLAGKVVGVQDGSSAVDAVNKDAELAAKFKELKKFGDNVTALMDLSAGRLDAVVVDEVVGRYYVAKKAAEYSVLDDNFGTEEYGVGFRLDDKPLVEAFDKALGEMKADGSGAKIAEQWFGKNILK, encoded by the coding sequence ATGACCGTGTTCTCCCGCCGCCTGCTCATCACCGCCGCCGCCAGCGCCCTGCTGCTGGGCTGCAGCAAGACCGAAACCCCTGCCCCGCAAGCCTCGGCACCGGCGGCAGACCCGGCGGCCGCGGCGCCTGCGCCGGCGCTGCCGGCCAAGATCGTCATCGGCCTGGACGACAACTTCCCGCCCATGGGCTTCAAGGACGAGAAGGGCCAGCTGGTCGGTTTCGACATCGACATGGCCCGCGAAGCCGCCAAGCGCCTGAACATCGAGGTCGAGTTCAAGCCCATCGACTGGAACGCCAAGGAAGCCGAGCTCAAGGGCAAGCGCGTGGACGCGCTGTGGAACGGCCTGACCATCACCGATGAGCGCAAGCAGAACATCGCGTTCTCGGCCCCCTACATGGAAAACCACCAGATCATCGTGGTGAAGGCCGACTCGGCCATCAAGACCAAGCCGGATCTGGCGGGCAAGGTGGTGGGCGTGCAGGACGGCTCCAGCGCCGTGGACGCCGTGAACAAGGACGCCGAGCTGGCCGCCAAGTTCAAGGAGCTGAAGAAGTTCGGCGACAACGTGACGGCGCTGATGGACCTGTCGGCCGGTCGCCTGGACGCCGTGGTGGTGGACGAAGTCGTCGGCCGCTACTACGTGGCCAAGAAAGCCGCCGAGTACAGCGTGCTGGACGACAACTTCGGCACCGAAGAGTACGGCGTGGGCTTCCGCCTGGACGACAAGCCGCTGGTCGAGGCCTTCGACAAAGCCCTGGGCGAGATGAAGGCCGACGGCTCGGGCGCCAAGATCGCCGAGCAGTGGTTCGGCAAGAACATCTTGAAGTGA
- a CDS encoding amino acid ABC transporter permease produces MDYVVGILPQLAQGATVTLKLFFITLALAVPLGLALALMRVSGIRLLDWAVNGYIWLMRGTPLMLQMLFIYYALPFLPGFPIRLPDFPAAVVAFALNYAAYFAEIFRAGIQSVDRGQYEAGKVLGMNYGQTMRRIVLPQMVRRVLPPLSNETITLVKDTSLIYVLALNDLLREARGLVQRDFNITPFVVAAGFYLVMTLVLTFVFQRMEKRYALHDQ; encoded by the coding sequence ATGGACTACGTCGTCGGCATCCTGCCGCAGCTTGCCCAGGGCGCCACGGTCACCCTCAAGCTGTTCTTCATCACGCTGGCCCTGGCCGTGCCGCTGGGGCTGGCGCTTGCGCTCATGCGCGTGTCCGGCATCCGGCTGCTCGACTGGGCCGTGAACGGCTACATCTGGCTGATGCGCGGCACGCCGCTGATGCTGCAGATGCTGTTCATCTACTACGCGCTGCCGTTCCTGCCCGGTTTCCCGATCCGGCTGCCCGACTTTCCTGCCGCGGTGGTGGCCTTTGCGCTGAACTACGCCGCCTATTTCGCCGAGATCTTCCGCGCCGGCATCCAGTCGGTGGACCGCGGCCAGTACGAAGCCGGCAAGGTGCTGGGCATGAACTACGGCCAGACCATGCGCCGCATCGTGCTGCCGCAGATGGTGCGCCGCGTGCTGCCGCCGCTGTCCAACGAAACCATCACGCTGGTCAAGGACACCTCGCTCATCTACGTGCTGGCCCTGAACGACCTGCTGCGCGAGGCGCGCGGCCTGGTGCAGCGCGACTTCAACATCACGCCCTTCGTCGTGGCTGCAGGCTTCTACCTGGTCATGACGCTGGTGCTGACCTTCGTGTTCCAACGCATGGAAAAACGCTATGCCCTCCATGACCAGTGA
- a CDS encoding amino acid ABC transporter ATP-binding protein, which yields MPSMTSEATNTAPQPPMICATDLHKRFGSLQVLGGVSLSVAPGEVIAVIGPSGSGKSTLLRCLNHLEHIDRGTIQIGGDTLAQSHGGAAAHYAPPREARRICQRMGMVFQHFNLFPHLTVLENLIEAPLTVKGLKREQVVPVAEGLLRKVGLIDKRDNYPARLSGGQKQRVAIARALAMQPDIMLFDEPTSALDPELTGEVLRTMRELAQERMTMLVVTHEMAFAREVAHRVIFMADAQIVEDRPARDFFADPHHPRARAFLEHML from the coding sequence ATGCCCTCCATGACCAGTGAGGCCACGAACACGGCCCCCCAGCCGCCCATGATCTGCGCCACCGACCTGCACAAGCGCTTTGGCAGCCTGCAGGTGCTGGGCGGCGTCTCGCTGTCCGTGGCGCCGGGCGAGGTCATTGCCGTCATCGGCCCCTCGGGCTCGGGCAAGTCCACCCTGCTGCGCTGCCTGAACCACCTCGAGCACATCGACCGCGGCACCATCCAGATCGGCGGCGACACGCTCGCGCAGTCCCACGGCGGCGCCGCCGCGCACTACGCCCCGCCGCGCGAGGCACGCCGCATCTGCCAGCGCATGGGCATGGTGTTCCAGCACTTCAACCTGTTCCCCCACCTCACGGTGCTTGAGAACCTCATCGAGGCCCCGCTCACCGTCAAGGGCCTCAAGCGTGAACAGGTCGTGCCCGTGGCCGAGGGGCTGCTGCGCAAGGTCGGGCTGATCGACAAGCGCGACAACTACCCGGCGCGCCTGTCGGGTGGTCAGAAACAGCGCGTGGCGATCGCACGCGCCCTGGCCATGCAGCCCGACATCATGCTGTTCGACGAGCCCACCTCGGCCCTGGACCCCGAGCTGACCGGCGAGGTGCTGCGCACCATGCGCGAGCTGGCCCAGGAACGCATGACCATGCTGGTGGTCACGCACGAGATGGCGTTCGCGCGCGAAGTCGCCCACCGCGTCATCTTCATGGCCGATGCGCAGATCGTCGAAGACCGCCCGGCCCGCGACTTCTTTGCCGACCCGCACCACCCGCGCGCGCGCGCCTTCCTCGAACACATGCTGTGA
- a CDS encoding AMP-dependent synthetase/ligase yields MARHAPVGLWDVADLKPATGVTVPGETVPEIFWNAVAQRGEAVWLRQKELGYWRSWSWNQTAEAVTEIGHGLMALGLAPGERVSILSNTVIEWVWCDLAILSAGGVSSGIYPTDSADQVEHLSADSSSVVLFVEDEEQLDKALTVRDRLPMLRHIVVFDMKGLRHLRDDQVMSLDALRERGRAHAAQHAGALRARSSAVKPQDLAILIYTSGTTGKPKGAMHSHAGLVYSTRGYNAVMEQTDQDERMCFLPLCHVAERLGGAYLGMYTGTRLNFVENPDTVAENVREIAPTVALAVPRVWEKFYSAVMLGVQEASRLQQAIYRWSIAQGVGVVESVLAGKPVGAGQKLRFRLARLLALDNVRKLIGIHRARYLVTGAAPISPDLLRWYMALGIPMLEVWGMTETCGASAAVPVQCIKPGTIGPATPYNEVKLDPQTQELLVRGPNVFMGYLNLPEKTAETIDPDGWLHTGDVGSVDADGFFRITDRMKDIIITAGGKNITPSEWENELKFSPYVTDAVVIGDARQYLTAIIMIDQENVEKFAQDHDVPFSNYASLTRTREVQELIQAEIDRVNAKFARVEQIKKFFLLDTQLTAEDEELTPTMKLKRKLVQAKYAEQIEAMYR; encoded by the coding sequence ATGGCAAGACATGCGCCCGTTGGCCTGTGGGATGTGGCCGACCTGAAGCCCGCCACGGGTGTGACCGTGCCCGGCGAAACCGTGCCGGAGATCTTCTGGAACGCTGTTGCCCAACGCGGGGAGGCGGTCTGGTTGCGCCAGAAAGAGCTGGGGTATTGGCGCAGCTGGTCCTGGAACCAGACGGCAGAGGCCGTGACCGAGATCGGACACGGCTTGATGGCGCTGGGCCTGGCGCCGGGCGAGCGCGTGTCCATCCTGTCCAACACCGTCATCGAATGGGTGTGGTGCGACCTGGCCATCCTCAGCGCGGGCGGCGTCAGCAGCGGCATCTACCCCACCGATTCGGCCGACCAGGTCGAGCACCTGAGCGCGGACTCGTCGTCGGTGGTGCTGTTCGTCGAGGACGAGGAGCAGCTGGACAAGGCGCTGACCGTGCGCGATCGCCTGCCCATGCTGCGTCACATCGTGGTGTTCGACATGAAGGGCTTGCGCCACCTGCGCGATGACCAGGTCATGTCGCTCGATGCGCTGCGCGAACGCGGCCGAGCCCACGCGGCCCAGCATGCGGGCGCCCTGCGGGCGCGCTCCAGCGCGGTCAAGCCGCAGGACCTCGCCATCCTGATCTACACCTCGGGCACCACGGGCAAGCCCAAAGGGGCGATGCACAGCCACGCCGGCCTGGTCTACAGCACCCGCGGCTACAACGCGGTGATGGAGCAGACCGATCAGGACGAGCGCATGTGCTTTCTGCCGCTGTGCCACGTGGCCGAGCGCCTGGGTGGCGCCTACCTGGGGATGTACACCGGCACGCGCCTGAATTTCGTCGAGAACCCCGACACCGTGGCCGAAAACGTGCGCGAAATCGCGCCCACCGTGGCCCTGGCCGTGCCCCGGGTGTGGGAGAAGTTCTACTCCGCAGTGATGCTGGGCGTGCAGGAGGCCAGCCGCCTGCAGCAGGCCATCTACCGCTGGTCGATCGCCCAGGGCGTGGGCGTCGTCGAGTCCGTGCTGGCCGGCAAGCCCGTCGGGGCGGGGCAGAAGCTGCGCTTTCGACTGGCGCGCCTGCTGGCCCTGGACAACGTGCGCAAACTCATCGGCATCCACCGGGCGCGCTACCTGGTCACCGGCGCTGCGCCCATTTCACCCGACTTGCTGCGGTGGTACATGGCCCTGGGCATCCCCATGCTCGAGGTCTGGGGCATGACCGAAACCTGCGGCGCGTCGGCCGCCGTGCCGGTGCAGTGCATCAAGCCCGGCACCATCGGGCCGGCCACGCCGTACAACGAGGTCAAGCTGGACCCGCAGACGCAGGAGCTGCTGGTGCGCGGCCCCAACGTCTTCATGGGCTACCTGAACCTGCCCGAGAAGACGGCCGAAACCATCGACCCCGACGGCTGGCTGCACACGGGCGATGTGGGCAGCGTGGATGCAGACGGGTTTTTCCGCATCACGGACCGCATGAAGGACATCATCATCACGGCGGGGGGTAAGAACATCACCCCCAGCGAGTGGGAGAACGAGCTCAAGTTCAGCCCCTACGTGACCGATGCCGTGGTGATCGGCGATGCGCGGCAATACCTCACGGCCATCATCATGATCGACCAGGAGAACGTGGAGAAGTTTGCCCAGGACCACGACGTGCCCTTCAGCAACTACGCCAGCCTGACCCGCACCCGAGAGGTGCAGGAGCTGATCCAGGCCGAAATCGACCGTGTGAACGCCAAGTTCGCGCGCGTCGAGCAGATCAAGAAGTTTTTCCTGCTCGACACCCAGCTCACCGCCGAGGACGAGGAGCTCACCCCCACGATGAAGCTCAAGCGCAAGCTGGTGCAAGCCAAGTACGCCGAGCAGATCGAGGCCATGTACCGCTGA
- a CDS encoding ABC transporter ATP-binding protein, whose product MSDEHLKLLNVESAYGPIKAIRGVSLTVRQGEISTVLGSNGAGKTTILKTISGIIDPNKGNVVFESEDITAYDPTDIVRRGLVQVPEGREVFPLLSVHDNLVMGAYTRRDRDGVARDMEAVYGYFPILKERAQQEAGLLSGGQQQMLAISRAIMAKPSMILLDEPSLGLSPKLTKEIFEIVVRINRERGTTILLVEQNANMALNAADYGYVLENGRIVMEDTCERLRNKDDIKEFYLGMQADSVRGERRWKKKKTWR is encoded by the coding sequence ATGAGCGACGAACACCTGAAACTGCTCAATGTCGAGAGCGCGTATGGGCCCATCAAGGCCATCCGGGGGGTCAGCCTCACGGTGAGGCAGGGTGAAATCAGCACCGTGCTGGGCAGCAATGGCGCGGGCAAGACCACCATCCTGAAGACCATCTCGGGCATCATCGATCCCAACAAGGGCAACGTGGTGTTCGAGTCCGAGGACATCACGGCCTACGATCCCACCGACATCGTGCGGCGCGGCCTGGTGCAGGTGCCTGAAGGGCGCGAGGTGTTCCCGCTGCTCAGCGTGCACGACAACCTCGTCATGGGCGCCTACACGCGGCGCGACCGCGATGGCGTGGCGCGCGACATGGAGGCCGTCTACGGTTACTTCCCCATCCTGAAAGAGCGGGCCCAGCAAGAGGCCGGGCTGCTGTCGGGCGGCCAGCAACAGATGCTGGCGATCTCGCGCGCCATCATGGCCAAGCCGTCGATGATCCTGCTCGACGAGCCCAGCCTGGGCCTGTCGCCCAAGTTGACCAAAGAGATCTTCGAGATCGTCGTGCGCATCAACCGCGAGCGCGGCACCACCATCCTGCTGGTCGAGCAGAACGCCAACATGGCGCTGAATGCGGCCGACTACGGCTACGTGCTGGAGAACGGCCGCATCGTGATGGAGGATACCTGCGAGCGTTTGCGCAACAAGGACGACATCAAGGAGTTCTACCTGGGCATGCAGGCCGACAGCGTGCGCGGGGAGCGGCGCTGGAAAAAGAAGAAAACCTGGAGATAG